Proteins encoded together in one Triticum dicoccoides isolate Atlit2015 ecotype Zavitan chromosome 7B, WEW_v2.0, whole genome shotgun sequence window:
- the LOC119336012 gene encoding uncharacterized protein LOC119336012 isoform X1, which yields MGLLELNRLMSMRQRRRHRKIQSRSMSISSAKRKGLPGQQDVNPQACKRRTYSVPDLPKDIWHDILSLLPLSDAARAGCVSHTFVSSWRSHPNLTLSKETLGLNGNACGQDELARIFTNRVDCIMENHSGGLKTFKLDYCGSSFDTSCLNRWLDSAVTPGIEEVKLSMPLGCNAVYYGFPCSVLFSGSGNSIRHLHLSRCAFHPTAGLGCLTRLHLSQVHITGDELGHLLSNSLAMEELTLNGCGKIIHLKISCLLHRLNSLSVFNCTALQVIENKAPNVCLVRIDGALEERLVGDLLQVKELQMLDYYECDLVHYACSKLPFIMPNLETLGLSSAGEMLSTPILAVKFLYLKKLRIDLNDLQMGGFSPAYDYFSLAYFLDACPVVEKFVLGVSQTRVKHELISDEDSNMRQMLGHRHCNLKNVRIMGFCSAKSMVELTCHILENATSLERLTLDAIYDNSSYGDADRSCVGKKGECNPKSRSIIKHAHKGLWAIGKYVVEKVPSTVQLSVKKLCSRCHKIK from the exons ATGGGGCTGCTGGAGCTTAACCGGTTGATGTCCATGCGGCAGCGTCGGCGCCACCGGAAAATCCAATCCCGTA GTATGTCGATTTCTTCGGCTAAACGAAAGGGCTTGCCCGGTCAACAAGACGTCAATCCCCAAGCTTGCAAACGAAGGACGTATTCAGTGCCGGACCTTCCAAAG GACATCTGGCATGATATACTGTCCCTGCTGCCGCTGTCAGATGCTGCCCGAGCTGGCTGTGTGTCTCACACATTTGTAAGCTCCTGGAGATCCCATCCCAACCTCACCTTAAGCAAGGAAACACTGGGCCTGAATGGAAATGCATGTGGACAAGATGAACTGGCACGGATTTTCACCAACAGAGTTGACTGCATTATGGAAAATCACTCAGGCGGCTTGAAGACATTCAAGCTTGATTATTGTGGTTCTTCTTTCGACACCAGCTGTCTCAACAGGTGGCTTGACAGTGCTGTTACTccagggattgaagaagtcaaacttTCAATGCCTCTAGGATGCAACGCAGTTTATTACGGCTTCCCATGCTCAGTTTTATTCAGTGGGAGTGGAAACTCAATTCGACATCTTCACCTCAGCCGTTGTGCCTTCCATCCCACGGCAGGACTTGGTTGCTTGACAAGGCTCCATCTGTCTCAGGTGCACATCACGGGAGATGAGTTAGGGCACCTTCTGTCCAATTCTCTTGCTATGGAGGAGCTGACTCTCAATGGTTGTGGTAAGATCATTCACCTCAAGATATCTTGCCTGCTACATCGGCTCAACAGCCTGTCAGTGTTTAATTGCACAGCTCTGCAAGTGATAGAGAATAAAGCACCAAATGTTTGCCTTGTCCGCATCGATGGCGCCCTAGAGGAACGTCTGGTTGGAGATTTGTTGCAGGTGAAGGAACTGCAAATGTTGGATTACTACGAATGTGACCTTGTTCATTATGCTTGTTCCAAGCTTCCATTCATCATGCCAAATCTTGAAACCCTCGGCCTATCTTCGGCTGGAGAG ATGCTCAGCACACCAATCTTAGCTGTCAAATTCCTCTACCTGAAGAAGCTGCGGATTGATCTTAATGATCTACAGATGGGGGGCTTTTCCCCAGCCTATGATTATTTTTCTCTAGCTTATTTCCTGGATGCGTGTCCTGTCGTGGAGAAGTTTGTGTTGGGT GTATCACAGACTCGAGTAAAGCATGAATTGATTTCTGATGAAGACTCGAACATGAGACAGATGCTGGGACATCGCCATTGCAACCTCAAGAACGTCAGGATAATGGGCTTCTGCTCTGCAAAGAGCATGGTCGAACTAACTTGCCATATTCTTGAGAATGCAACTTCACTCGAGCGCCTTACGTTGGACGCCATATACGATAATAGTAGTTATGGGGACGCTGATAGGTCTTGTGTCGGAAAAAAGGGTGAATGCAACCCAAAAAGCAGGAGTATCATCAAGCACGCCCACAAAGGGCTGTGGGCAATTGGTAAATATGTCGTGGAGAAAGTTCCCTCCACGGTTCAGTTAAGTGTGAAGAAGCTCTGCAGCCGTTGCCATAAAATTAAATGA
- the LOC119336012 gene encoding uncharacterized protein LOC119336012 isoform X2, with protein MGLLELNRLMSMRQRRRHRKIQSRSMSISSAKRKGLPGQQDVNPQACKRRTYSVPDLPKDIWHDILSLLPLSDAARAGCVSHTFVSSWRSHPNLTLSKETLGLNGNACGQDELARIFTNRVDCIMENHSGGLKTFKLDYCGSSFDTSCLNRWLDSAVTPGIEEVKLSMPLGCNAVYYGFPCSVLFSGSGNSIRHLHLSRCAFHPTAGLGCLTRLHLSQVHITGDELGHLLSNSLAMEELTLNGCGKIIHLKISCLLHRLNSLSVFNCTALQVIENKAPNVCLVRIDGALEERLVGDLLQVKELQMLDYYECDLVHYACSKLPFIMPNLETLGLSSAGEVSQTRVKHELISDEDSNMRQMLGHRHCNLKNVRIMGFCSAKSMVELTCHILENATSLERLTLDAIYDNSSYGDADRSCVGKKGECNPKSRSIIKHAHKGLWAIGKYVVEKVPSTVQLSVKKLCSRCHKIK; from the exons ATGGGGCTGCTGGAGCTTAACCGGTTGATGTCCATGCGGCAGCGTCGGCGCCACCGGAAAATCCAATCCCGTA GTATGTCGATTTCTTCGGCTAAACGAAAGGGCTTGCCCGGTCAACAAGACGTCAATCCCCAAGCTTGCAAACGAAGGACGTATTCAGTGCCGGACCTTCCAAAG GACATCTGGCATGATATACTGTCCCTGCTGCCGCTGTCAGATGCTGCCCGAGCTGGCTGTGTGTCTCACACATTTGTAAGCTCCTGGAGATCCCATCCCAACCTCACCTTAAGCAAGGAAACACTGGGCCTGAATGGAAATGCATGTGGACAAGATGAACTGGCACGGATTTTCACCAACAGAGTTGACTGCATTATGGAAAATCACTCAGGCGGCTTGAAGACATTCAAGCTTGATTATTGTGGTTCTTCTTTCGACACCAGCTGTCTCAACAGGTGGCTTGACAGTGCTGTTACTccagggattgaagaagtcaaacttTCAATGCCTCTAGGATGCAACGCAGTTTATTACGGCTTCCCATGCTCAGTTTTATTCAGTGGGAGTGGAAACTCAATTCGACATCTTCACCTCAGCCGTTGTGCCTTCCATCCCACGGCAGGACTTGGTTGCTTGACAAGGCTCCATCTGTCTCAGGTGCACATCACGGGAGATGAGTTAGGGCACCTTCTGTCCAATTCTCTTGCTATGGAGGAGCTGACTCTCAATGGTTGTGGTAAGATCATTCACCTCAAGATATCTTGCCTGCTACATCGGCTCAACAGCCTGTCAGTGTTTAATTGCACAGCTCTGCAAGTGATAGAGAATAAAGCACCAAATGTTTGCCTTGTCCGCATCGATGGCGCCCTAGAGGAACGTCTGGTTGGAGATTTGTTGCAGGTGAAGGAACTGCAAATGTTGGATTACTACGAATGTGACCTTGTTCATTATGCTTGTTCCAAGCTTCCATTCATCATGCCAAATCTTGAAACCCTCGGCCTATCTTCGGCTGGAGAG GTATCACAGACTCGAGTAAAGCATGAATTGATTTCTGATGAAGACTCGAACATGAGACAGATGCTGGGACATCGCCATTGCAACCTCAAGAACGTCAGGATAATGGGCTTCTGCTCTGCAAAGAGCATGGTCGAACTAACTTGCCATATTCTTGAGAATGCAACTTCACTCGAGCGCCTTACGTTGGACGCCATATACGATAATAGTAGTTATGGGGACGCTGATAGGTCTTGTGTCGGAAAAAAGGGTGAATGCAACCCAAAAAGCAGGAGTATCATCAAGCACGCCCACAAAGGGCTGTGGGCAATTGGTAAATATGTCGTGGAGAAAGTTCCCTCCACGGTTCAGTTAAGTGTGAAGAAGCTCTGCAGCCGTTGCCATAAAATTAAATGA